GCGCGGCCTACCGTGGCGAGGCCCGGGCCTTCCGCGCCCCCGGCGTTGAGGGCTCGTTCGAGGTCCTCCGCGGCCACGCCCCGCTGCTGGCCGCGACCCAGGTCGGGACCGTGACGGTCACCACGCTGAACGGCGACCGCGTCCAGTTCGCCACGTCCGGCGGGTTCGTCGAGGTCCTCGACGACCACGTCATCATGCTGGCCGAGACGGCCGAGCCGGCCGGCGAGATCGACGTCGAGCGCGCTCGTGCCGCCGAGGAGACCGCCGCCGAGCGGCTCGCCGCGGCCACGACACCCGAGGAGCGGGCCCAGATCGAGGCCGAGCGCGACCGCGCGCGGAACCGGCTCCGCACCGCGATGGGCCAGGTCTGACGGCTCCCGGCTAACGGCCTGAGCCTTCATGAAGGGTTCTTGCCGCGCCCCCCGTGCCGGCGTACCTTGGCACTCCGACACCGGCCGACACACTGGCCAACGAATCGGGTTGAGCACGCCCAGCCCCGCCCTCCAGGGCGAGCTCCCCGACCGAGCGTCCGACGGGTTTCCGTCGGGCGCTCTCTTTTTGTACCCGCCGCGAGCCGGCTCCGTCCGCCTCGGGCGCCCCGCCGAGGCGGGCGGGGTCAGCGCTCGAACGTCAGGCGCGTGCCGGAGGCGAGGAGCGGGAACGAGAGCCCGTTCGAGCCGCCGCCGTTGAACACGAGCTTGGCGTCGGCGCGCTGGACGAGGTAGACCATCCGGTCGCCCTCCAGGCTCTCGACCCGGCCGTAGAGGTCGACGTAGACGGTCCCCTCGGCGACCGACATCGACCACAGCTTGACGTCGAAGCCCTGCGGGTCGTCCGGGTCGAGCGAGTAGTCGCTTCCGAACGCGCCGCGCATCTCGGGGAACTGGCTGTTGCCCGTCGCGAGGACGCCGTAGCCGCTCCGGTCCACAAAGCCTGCGGCGATCTCCCACCGCCCGCTGGCGGCCTCGCCATTCCGCGACACGAGTTGCCAATCGCCGGGCAGGTCGCAGCCGACGTCGTCGTAGAGGCAGTCGTCGTAGAGGTAGTCGCAGCCGCCGAGGACAAGCGCGGCGAGGATGAGGAGGGGGAGCCGGGTCATCGGGTCAGGGTCCAAAGCGTGCGGACGGCGTCGGCGCCGTCGAAGGCGTAGAAGGCCCAGACCTGTCGGCTGGCGCTGTCCTCCTCAATCGTCGCCACCACGTCGTCGACGATGTTTGCGCCCTCGCCGATGAAGATGAGGCGGCTCGCGTCGCCGTCGGCCGTGATCACCGAGCAGTCGCGGAAGCCCCGCGGATTGGCCGGGTCGTAGGCGACCGCGACGCGGTCGTCCTCCCCGGCGTTCTCGATGGTGGTCCGGTTGCACTCGATCACCCGTCCGACCTCGTAGGCGTCGACGCGCGGCGTGCCCTCGGCGGTGACGGATCCATCGGAGCGGACGCGTTCGGTGGTGACGGTTCGCGTCCAGACCCCGTCGAGGCGAGACATGAGCGCGGCGCCGCCGGAGCCGGTCGTCGTGAACGTGTCGCAGCCGGCGAGGAGAAGGACGGCGAGCGCGACGACGAGGGGGCGGCCCGAGAGCGGAGACATCGACGTGGGGTCAGAAGAGGCGTAGCTCGACGCCGACCTGCAGGCGCAGGCCGACGTAGTCGCGGTCGGAGACGGCCGCGCCGTCGTCGAGGCCGTTGGGGTCGGCGAGGTAGCGGCCGAAGTCGCGCGGGAGGTAGGTCTTCCCGTTGCGGCTGGCGTCGAAGTCGGTGGCCGGCAGCCGGTCCTCCCCGAACGTCTCGACGGGGAACAGGAGGCGGACCGGGACGAACACGCGGTC
This sequence is a window from Rubrivirga marina. Protein-coding genes within it:
- the atpC gene encoding ATP synthase F1 subunit epsilon; translation: MADSLLVEIVSPDRAAYRGEARAFRAPGVEGSFEVLRGHAPLLAATQVGTVTVTTLNGDRVQFATSGGFVEVLDDHVIMLAETAEPAGEIDVERARAAEETAAERLAAATTPEERAQIEAERDRARNRLRTAMGQV